The Paenibacillus tianjinensis genome has a window encoding:
- a CDS encoding aspartate kinase, which yields MSLYVMKFGGSSVGDIERMKRVAKRIADKQDEGHRCVVVVSAMGDTTDDLIDQAKQLNEQPPAREMDMLMTTGEQISVALLSIALHGIGRDAVSYTGWQAGFRTDETHGRARINEIVPRRVLESLERDQIVIVAGFQGMTLDGEITTLGRGGSDTTAVALAAAIKADVCEIYTDVDGIYSTDPRIVKTARKLKEISYDEMLELANLGAAVLHPRAVEYAKRYQVKLVVRSSFNHNEGTVVKEEASMEQGVVVSGIAYDKNVARISILGVPDVPGVLAQVFGKLAAEGVDVDIIVQSGVQNGEADFSFTLALSELERAKGIIEGLHTELPYREVTSEDNLVKVSIVGAGMVSHPGVAAQMFEVISGEGVSIKMVSTSEIKVSCVIESGNLPTIIQALHTAYNLDTEEQAFVGGPKDRR from the coding sequence TTGTCACTTTATGTCATGAAATTCGGAGGCAGCTCCGTCGGCGACATTGAACGTATGAAACGGGTCGCTAAGCGCATCGCAGACAAGCAGGATGAAGGTCACCGCTGCGTTGTGGTTGTATCTGCTATGGGGGATACTACGGATGATTTGATTGATCAGGCCAAACAGCTGAATGAACAGCCGCCTGCACGCGAAATGGATATGCTGATGACGACCGGGGAACAAATTTCAGTTGCTCTCCTGTCCATCGCGCTGCATGGGATTGGCAGGGATGCCGTCTCTTATACAGGGTGGCAGGCAGGCTTCCGCACCGATGAGACCCATGGACGGGCACGGATCAACGAAATTGTACCGCGGCGTGTTCTGGAGTCCCTGGAACGTGATCAGATTGTCATTGTAGCCGGATTCCAGGGGATGACGCTGGACGGCGAGATTACAACACTGGGCCGCGGAGGTTCAGATACGACAGCCGTAGCGCTGGCTGCCGCGATCAAAGCAGATGTCTGCGAGATCTATACGGATGTCGACGGAATCTATTCAACGGACCCGCGTATTGTGAAGACGGCGCGCAAGCTGAAGGAGATTTCCTATGATGAGATGCTGGAGCTGGCCAATCTGGGTGCAGCAGTACTCCATCCCCGTGCCGTTGAATATGCCAAAAGATATCAAGTGAAGCTGGTCGTCAGATCGAGCTTTAATCATAATGAAGGTACTGTTGTGAAGGAGGAAGCAAGCATGGAGCAGGGAGTTGTAGTTAGTGGTATTGCGTATGACAAGAACGTAGCGCGGATCAGTATTCTTGGGGTGCCGGATGTTCCGGGCGTACTTGCCCAGGTATTCGGCAAGCTGGCTGCTGAAGGCGTTGACGTAGATATTATCGTGCAGAGCGGTGTCCAGAACGGGGAAGCGGACTTCTCCTTTACACTCGCGCTGAGTGAGCTTGAGCGGGCCAAGGGAATCATCGAAGGTCTGCACACCGAACTGCCTTACCGCGAAGTGACCTCTGAGGACAATCTGGTTAAAGTTTCGATCGTCGGTGCAGGCATGGTCAGCCACCCGGGGGTTGCAGCGCAGATGTTCGAAGTGATTTCCGGCGAAGGGGTCAGCATCAAGATGGTCAGTACCTCTGAAATCAAGGTGTCCTGTGTCATTGAATCAGGTAACCTGCCTACAATCATCCAGGCGCTTCATACCGCCTACAACTTGGATACAGAAGAGCAGGCCTTCGTTGGTGGTCCTAAGGACCGCCGCTAG
- the efp gene encoding elongation factor P — MISVNDFKTGLTVEVDGDIFTVLDFQHVKPGKGAAFVRSKLKNLRNGNTVERTFRAGETIGRAIIENRGVQYLYASGAEHVFMDNETYDQFELSAKQLEWELNFLRENMTVNIVSYQGEILGINLPTSVELKVTETEPGVKGNTAQGATKAATLETGHTVQVPLFINEGDVLLIDTREGKYISRA, encoded by the coding sequence GTGATTTCAGTCAATGATTTTAAAACAGGTTTGACCGTAGAGGTGGACGGAGATATTTTTACCGTTCTTGATTTCCAGCACGTAAAGCCGGGTAAAGGCGCGGCATTTGTCCGCTCCAAGCTCAAGAACCTGCGCAACGGCAACACTGTTGAGCGCACATTCCGTGCCGGTGAAACGATCGGCCGCGCAATTATCGAAAACCGTGGCGTGCAGTACCTGTATGCCAGCGGTGCAGAGCATGTATTCATGGACAATGAAACCTATGACCAGTTTGAGCTGAGTGCCAAACAGCTGGAATGGGAGCTTAATTTCCTGAGAGAGAATATGACGGTTAACATCGTCAGCTACCAGGGCGAAATCCTCGGAATCAACCTGCCTACAAGTGTTGAGCTGAAGGTTACTGAAACAGAACCGGGCGTTAAGGGCAACACTGCTCAAGGCGCAACTAAAGCGGCTACGCTGGAAACCGGTCATACTGTACAGGTTCCGCTGTTCATTAATGAGGGAGATGTTCTCCTGATCGATACCCGCGAAGGTAAATACATCTCCCGCGCGTAG
- a CDS encoding M24 family metallopeptidase → MGNKRVSKLRKVLQEQGLDAMLITSGINRRYLSGFTGSSGYVLVTGDESYLLTDFRYRTQAAEQVAGLKVVEHGPKFIDTVRELLPQGGSVRVGFEQDDVTFSAYTAYAAALQPAVLVPVSKAVENLRMFKDEDELAVMQRAADLADATFSHILNVIKPGMTERDVDLEMEFYMRTHGATSSSFDTIVASGERSAMPHGVASSKVIQNNEFVTFDFGALLDGYCSDVTRTIALGTPDPKLKEIYDVVLEAQLHTLANIKPGMTGREADALARDIITSYGYGEYFGHSTGHGLGMEVHEWPRLSKLADEILEPGMVVTVEPGIYLSGLGGVRIEDDIVITESGITLLTHSSKDYLVL, encoded by the coding sequence ATGGGCAACAAGCGCGTCTCCAAGCTGCGTAAGGTTTTGCAGGAACAGGGATTGGATGCGATGTTAATCACCAGCGGCATTAACCGCCGTTATTTGAGCGGATTCACCGGCTCCTCCGGTTACGTGCTGGTCACTGGTGATGAGAGTTATCTGTTGACTGATTTCCGGTACCGGACACAGGCGGCAGAACAGGTAGCAGGGTTAAAGGTTGTTGAGCATGGTCCGAAATTCATTGACACTGTGCGTGAACTGCTTCCGCAGGGCGGCTCAGTCCGAGTCGGCTTTGAACAGGATGACGTTACCTTCAGCGCATATACGGCTTATGCTGCTGCGCTGCAGCCTGCAGTACTGGTTCCGGTATCCAAGGCTGTAGAGAATCTGCGCATGTTCAAGGACGAGGACGAGCTGGCTGTGATGCAGCGGGCGGCGGATCTGGCGGATGCGACCTTCAGTCATATTCTGAATGTGATCAAGCCCGGCATGACCGAGCGTGATGTTGATCTGGAAATGGAATTCTACATGCGCACCCACGGCGCAACCTCTTCATCGTTTGATACGATCGTTGCCTCAGGTGAACGTTCCGCCATGCCGCATGGTGTAGCCAGCAGCAAGGTGATTCAGAACAACGAGTTCGTTACTTTCGATTTCGGGGCGCTGCTTGACGGCTACTGCTCGGATGTAACCCGCACCATTGCACTGGGGACTCCCGATCCGAAGCTGAAGGAAATCTATGATGTCGTGCTTGAAGCCCAGCTGCACACGCTGGCGAATATCAAACCGGGCATGACCGGACGGGAAGCCGACGCTTTGGCGCGCGATATCATTACCAGTTACGGCTACGGAGAATACTTCGGGCACAGCACCGGGCACGGTCTGGGCATGGAGGTTCATGAATGGCCGCGTTTGTCCAAGCTTGCCGATGAGATTCTGGAGCCGGGGATGGTCGTTACCGTGGAACCGGGAATCTATCTGTCAGGTCTTGGCGGCGTGCGGATTGAAGATGATATCGTGATCACGGAGAGCGGCATTACGCTGCTGACGCATTCGTCGAAAGATTATCTTGTACTGTAA
- a CDS encoding YqhR family membrane protein, with product MNKAGKRESEHTNQLFFAVELGIFAGLIWGGIRWLIYTLHFTKVIPGFLAEPFFKHEFLIKPAGHLLGYLFYIAFSVIASLIYVLIFRKLKGPWPGMIYGMLWWAGIFLAGSWMFLLQPMFKLPWNSVVSEFCISLLWGLFIGYTAAIEYTDERKREQRTKLA from the coding sequence ATGAATAAAGCAGGCAAGAGAGAATCAGAACATACGAACCAGTTGTTTTTTGCGGTTGAACTGGGGATATTTGCCGGATTGATCTGGGGAGGTATCCGCTGGCTAATCTATACACTGCATTTCACCAAGGTGATCCCGGGTTTTTTGGCAGAGCCCTTTTTTAAGCATGAGTTCTTAATCAAACCTGCCGGGCATCTGCTCGGATATTTGTTTTATATCGCGTTTTCTGTAATTGCATCACTGATCTATGTACTGATCTTCCGCAAGCTGAAGGGGCCTTGGCCGGGCATGATTTACGGCATGCTCTGGTGGGCGGGAATCTTCCTAGCCGGCTCATGGATGTTCCTGCTGCAGCCCATGTTCAAGCTGCCATGGAACTCTGTTGTCAGTGAGTTTTGCATCTCTTTACTCTGGGGTTTATTCATCGGTTACACAGCGGCAATTGAGTATACCGATGAACGAAAACGCGAACAGCGGACAAAGCTTGCCTGA
- a CDS encoding DUF1385 domain-containing protein yields MFGGKHINVTAVRRKNQEITFLEVPKSDKSWVIKLRRIPLLRGIVSIIDASAKGSKHLNYSAESYAEDETEPEELAKQKEKTKKKEEGWSLGMIFGVAVMGILSFLFGKLIFTLVPVFVENFLFKDAFDNYILHNLVEGGIKLILLLVYLTAISQTPVIKRLFQYHGAEHKVISAFEAGEELTVENVQKYSRLHYRCGSSFMMLTIILGVVIYSVVPWSSLTERILQRIILLPVVIGVSFEVLKGTNAVRDIPGLKYLGYPGLWLQLLTTKEPKDDMVEVSIASFNRMRELDAAIEARGYAEESVSGGILDPAKG; encoded by the coding sequence ATGTTCGGCGGCAAGCATATCAACGTAACAGCCGTACGGCGGAAGAATCAGGAAATTACATTTTTGGAGGTGCCGAAGAGCGATAAGAGCTGGGTCATCAAATTGCGCAGGATTCCTCTGCTTCGCGGCATTGTCAGTATTATAGATGCAAGCGCCAAAGGCTCCAAGCACCTCAATTATTCGGCTGAATCCTATGCCGAGGATGAGACAGAGCCGGAAGAGCTGGCGAAGCAGAAAGAAAAGACCAAGAAGAAGGAAGAAGGCTGGAGCCTTGGCATGATTTTTGGCGTCGCCGTTATGGGGATATTGTCATTTCTGTTCGGTAAGCTCATTTTCACGCTGGTGCCTGTCTTTGTGGAGAATTTCCTTTTCAAAGATGCATTTGATAACTACATTCTGCACAACCTCGTAGAAGGCGGCATTAAACTGATTCTGCTGTTAGTCTATCTGACAGCCATTTCACAGACCCCTGTGATTAAACGTCTGTTCCAGTATCACGGAGCCGAGCATAAGGTGATCAGCGCCTTTGAAGCCGGCGAAGAATTAACTGTTGAGAACGTACAGAAGTATAGCCGTCTGCATTACCGCTGCGGCAGCAGCTTTATGATGCTAACCATCATTCTCGGCGTGGTAATCTACTCGGTTGTCCCTTGGAGCAGCCTTACGGAGCGTATTCTTCAGCGGATTATTCTCCTGCCGGTTGTCATCGGTGTTTCTTTTGAGGTTCTGAAAGGAACCAACGCCGTACGGGATATTCCGGGCCTGAAATATTTGGGGTATCCGGGACTGTGGCTCCAGCTGCTTACAACGAAGGAACCTAAAGACGATATGGTGGAAGTATCGATCGCTTCGTTCAACCGGATGCGGGAGCTTGATGCCGCGATTGAGGCAAGAGGATATGCGGAGGAAAGTGTGTCAGGCGGCATATTGGATCCTGCGAAAGGATGA
- a CDS encoding patatin-like phospholipase family protein → MEINAVFEGGGVKGVALAGAVEATERAGGIFKKVAGTSSGSIIASLLAAGYDGETMSRIIRQTSFITFLKRGMLYNTAIVGPALRVMIKKGLYSGEALEAWIRGILRDKGIVTFSDLPPGKLSIIASDITNGRIIVLPDDLKDYGISPGGFEVAKAVRMSCSIPYFFDPVMLRLNGQAAKGKTFMEQFIYVVDGGLLSNFPLWLFDEKEGFRSPERRTPTVGYQLIGKTEPQAHRITGPFSMLQAMVGTMLSAHDERYIETEKFVRTVKIPTLGVSTTQFRISPEQSDELYTAGMKAGEEFFKHWRPHKPSFKP, encoded by the coding sequence ATGGAGATTAACGCAGTATTTGAAGGCGGGGGTGTAAAAGGAGTAGCGCTTGCCGGAGCAGTGGAAGCTACAGAACGGGCTGGGGGCATCTTCAAAAAAGTGGCCGGAACCTCCTCCGGCTCCATTATCGCCTCTCTCCTGGCCGCAGGCTATGACGGGGAGACCATGAGCCGGATTATTAGACAGACCTCTTTTATCACTTTTTTAAAGCGGGGTATGCTGTACAATACTGCTATCGTTGGGCCTGCACTGCGTGTAATGATTAAGAAAGGGTTGTATTCCGGAGAGGCGCTAGAGGCGTGGATCCGCGGCATTTTACGGGATAAAGGCATTGTTACATTCAGCGATCTGCCGCCCGGTAAGCTGTCCATCATTGCGTCGGATATCACGAATGGGAGAATCATTGTACTGCCAGACGACCTGAAGGACTACGGGATATCTCCTGGCGGATTTGAGGTCGCTAAGGCGGTACGGATGAGCTGCAGTATTCCGTATTTCTTCGATCCGGTGATGCTGCGTCTAAACGGGCAGGCGGCGAAGGGCAAAACCTTTATGGAACAGTTTATTTATGTAGTGGACGGCGGCCTGCTGAGTAATTTTCCGCTATGGCTGTTCGATGAGAAGGAGGGCTTTAGAAGTCCGGAGCGCAGGACGCCTACGGTCGGTTACCAGCTGATCGGGAAGACGGAGCCGCAGGCGCACCGGATTACCGGTCCGTTCAGCATGCTGCAGGCGATGGTGGGCACGATGCTGTCTGCGCATGACGAGCGTTATATTGAGACGGAAAAGTTCGTGCGTACCGTCAAAATCCCGACGCTCGGCGTATCCACGACACAGTTTCGTATCTCACCGGAGCAGAGTGATGAGCTGTATACTGCAGGAATGAAGGCGGGGGAAGAGTTCTTTAAGCATTGGCGGCCGCATAAACCAAGCTTTAAACCTTAG
- a CDS encoding family 10 glycosylhydrolase translates to MNYRKWMLGVLVLMLCLPVWSTGARAAAAVQITIELDGETLDTDVPPYITVSNVTMVPVGVVSKGLGAAVEWNQSSKTVTISKEDTVLKLTSGKKTALVNEASVSLDTSVQIKQGRVMVPLRFVSEQLGLQVVWNQAAKHIALYSNAEITAPAGPTVPAVPTVPAPTVPVPTVPSVPSIPGVKSGKEMKGAWVSTVFNLDWPQAASVNNPAKQKQEFDTLLDKLKATGFNAVFVQVRPSGDSLYASQLVPWSKVLTGTQGKAPGYDPLEYMVSSAHQRGMQIHAWFNPFRATTDTGAATLAGLAANHVTKLHPEWIVQADSKLYINPGIPEARQHIIDTVMEVVRGYDIDGIHLDDYFYPSGVAFADDDAFKAYNSKAIVSKADWRRDNINEFIRQLGQEIHTAKPTLSYGVSPFGVWRNKKADSSGSDTTAGVSAYDNMYADTRTWIQNGWIDYIAPQIYWSLSFSAARYDKLVDWWVNEVKGTGVKLYIGQATYKVGDTKQSAEWQSGEQIINQLKYNENYDEVAGSIMFRANDIVVRDPYGLSGLLTFYFKS, encoded by the coding sequence ATGAATTACCGTAAATGGATGTTGGGAGTATTGGTGTTGATGTTATGCCTGCCGGTGTGGTCAACAGGCGCACGGGCGGCGGCAGCGGTGCAGATTACAATTGAACTCGATGGAGAGACACTGGATACGGACGTGCCGCCGTACATTACGGTCTCTAATGTAACGATGGTACCGGTCGGCGTAGTCAGCAAAGGACTCGGTGCGGCGGTAGAATGGAACCAGAGCAGTAAGACAGTGACAATCAGCAAGGAGGATACCGTGCTCAAGCTGACCAGCGGCAAGAAGACGGCTCTGGTTAATGAGGCTTCTGTCAGCCTGGATACCTCCGTGCAAATCAAGCAGGGCCGGGTGATGGTGCCGCTGCGGTTTGTGAGCGAACAGCTGGGGCTGCAGGTGGTGTGGAATCAGGCGGCCAAGCATATCGCATTGTATTCAAATGCAGAGATCACTGCTCCGGCGGGTCCTACGGTACCAGCAGTACCCACGGTGCCCGCACCGACAGTACCAGTGCCGACAGTGCCGTCCGTGCCATCTATCCCTGGTGTGAAGTCGGGGAAGGAGATGAAGGGGGCATGGGTCTCCACCGTATTCAATCTGGATTGGCCTCAGGCGGCCTCGGTGAATAATCCCGCGAAGCAGAAGCAGGAATTCGATACATTGCTGGACAAGCTTAAGGCGACCGGATTCAATGCTGTTTTTGTACAGGTGCGTCCGTCGGGTGACAGCCTCTACGCCTCGCAGCTGGTTCCCTGGTCCAAGGTGCTGACAGGTACTCAGGGAAAAGCCCCTGGTTATGATCCGCTGGAATACATGGTCAGCTCGGCGCATCAGCGGGGTATGCAGATTCATGCCTGGTTTAACCCGTTCCGGGCAACTACGGACACCGGCGCAGCAACACTTGCCGGGCTGGCCGCGAATCATGTGACTAAGCTTCATCCAGAATGGATCGTCCAGGCAGACAGCAAGCTGTACATAAATCCCGGCATTCCGGAAGCGCGCCAGCACATTATAGATACCGTGATGGAGGTTGTGCGCGGGTACGACATCGATGGCATACATTTGGATGACTATTTCTACCCTTCCGGCGTAGCCTTTGCTGATGATGATGCATTCAAAGCGTATAATTCGAAAGCCATTGTGAGCAAGGCGGATTGGCGTCGGGACAATATAAATGAATTTATCCGCCAGCTGGGCCAGGAGATTCACACTGCCAAGCCTACGCTCTCCTATGGAGTCAGTCCGTTCGGTGTCTGGCGCAATAAGAAAGCTGACAGTTCGGGATCGGATACCACTGCGGGTGTTTCCGCTTATGACAACATGTATGCGGATACCCGCACCTGGATTCAGAACGGATGGATTGACTATATTGCCCCGCAAATATACTGGAGTCTATCCTTCTCTGCCGCCCGTTATGACAAGCTGGTGGACTGGTGGGTGAATGAAGTTAAGGGAACAGGTGTTAAACTCTACATCGGTCAGGCAACCTATAAAGTAGGCGACACCAAACAGAGTGCTGAGTGGCAGAGCGGTGAACAGATCATCAACCAGCTGAAATATAATGAGAATTATGATGAAGTTGCCGGTAGTATTATGTTCCGGGCTAACGATATTGTCGTCCGTGATCCGTATGGGCTATCTGGCTTGTTGACATTTTATTTTAAATCCTAA
- the mntR gene encoding transcriptional regulator MntR — protein sequence MPTPSMEDYLERIYKLIDEKGYARVSDIAEGLEVHPSSVTKMIQKLDKDEYLIYEKYRGLVLTSKGKKVGKRLVDRHQLLEEFLGLIGVQQEHIYKDVEGIEHHLSWDSITRIETLVEYFRRDEERVKTLYDIHHELVSDS from the coding sequence ATGCCAACACCCAGCATGGAGGATTATTTGGAGCGCATATACAAGCTCATCGACGAGAAGGGTTATGCGCGGGTCTCGGATATTGCCGAGGGATTAGAAGTACACCCCTCATCTGTGACCAAGATGATCCAAAAACTGGATAAGGACGAATATCTCATCTATGAGAAATATCGTGGGCTTGTCCTAACGAGCAAAGGTAAAAAAGTGGGAAAACGGCTTGTTGACCGGCATCAGCTGCTGGAGGAGTTTCTTGGCCTGATCGGAGTACAGCAGGAGCATATTTATAAGGATGTCGAAGGTATTGAGCATCATTTGAGCTGGGATTCCATTACGCGGATTGAAACGCTGGTGGAGTATTTCCGCCGCGATGAAGAACGCGTGAAGACCTTATATGATATCCACCATGAACTGGTCAGCGATTCATAA
- the splB gene encoding spore photoproduct lyase, with product MTIAAPERPAVKKQRKPTGLFIPELVFFEPDALNYPKGEQIMEWVKARNIPFRMTTSHNRITNLPGETEVEQYKIAKRTLVVGLRKTLAFDQSKPSADYAIPIATGCMGHCHYCYLQTTLGAKPYIRVYVNTGDILDAAKKYIDERAPEITTFEAACTSDPLGLEHITGSLSELITFMAAEPLGRLRFVTKYQHVDPLLKLNHNGHTRIRFSINADYVIKNFEPATSRFEERIEAAGKVARAGYPLGFIIAPIIWHDGWEEGYAELLSKLAETLPPDAGKGLTFEMIQHRFTKTAKAVIEKRYPKSKLEMDIEKRKKKWGRWGQNKYVYPDEQQTALREFITERIFEHFPEAGIDYFT from the coding sequence ATGACGATCGCAGCACCTGAACGCCCTGCCGTAAAAAAACAAAGAAAGCCCACCGGTTTGTTCATCCCTGAGCTTGTTTTTTTTGAGCCGGATGCGCTGAATTACCCCAAAGGGGAGCAGATTATGGAATGGGTCAAAGCCCGTAACATCCCCTTCCGGATGACCACGTCGCATAACCGGATTACGAATCTGCCCGGTGAAACGGAAGTGGAGCAATACAAAATTGCCAAACGGACACTTGTAGTCGGTCTTCGAAAGACCCTGGCTTTTGACCAGTCCAAACCTTCAGCCGATTACGCCATACCCATTGCCACCGGCTGTATGGGCCACTGCCATTATTGTTACCTGCAGACCACACTTGGCGCGAAGCCTTATATAAGAGTATATGTAAATACAGGTGATATCCTGGACGCCGCCAAAAAATATATTGATGAGCGTGCTCCCGAAATCACAACCTTTGAAGCCGCATGTACCTCTGATCCCCTGGGGCTTGAGCATATTACTGGTTCACTGTCAGAACTGATTACTTTCATGGCCGCTGAGCCGCTAGGCCGGCTGCGGTTTGTTACCAAATACCAGCATGTAGACCCGCTGCTGAAGCTTAATCATAACGGTCATACGCGGATCCGCTTCAGCATCAATGCCGATTACGTAATCAAAAACTTTGAACCCGCCACTTCCCGCTTTGAGGAACGGATTGAGGCTGCCGGAAAGGTTGCCCGTGCCGGTTACCCGCTCGGCTTCATTATCGCGCCGATAATCTGGCATGACGGCTGGGAGGAGGGCTACGCGGAGCTGCTGTCCAAGCTGGCAGAGACATTACCGCCGGACGCTGGTAAAGGCCTGACCTTCGAGATGATTCAGCACCGGTTCACCAAGACCGCCAAAGCCGTCATCGAGAAACGTTATCCGAAATCCAAGCTCGAGATGGACATCGAGAAGCGAAAAAAGAAATGGGGCCGCTGGGGGCAGAATAAATATGTCTATCCCGATGAACAGCAAACCGCCCTGCGTGAATTCATCACAGAGCGGATCTTTGAACATTTCCCGGAAGCGGGCATAGATTATTTCACCTAA
- a CDS encoding cytochrome c biogenesis CcdA family protein, which yields MSNLNAGIAFAAGVASFISPCCLPLYPSYLSYITGLSVQQIKNGSDSKEVRFRTLSHTLAFILGFSAVFYTLGFGAGLFGQFFNGQRDLIRQLSAILIIVMGLFLLGIFQPQFLLRERKLDLKWKPAGYAGSFIFGIGFSAGWSPCIGPILTAIIALSASDPTTWFTMITAYSIGFALPFFALAFFIGSARRILKYSNALMKVGGALMIFMGLLLFTDQMFRITIWLQGVTPDWLKF from the coding sequence TTGTCCAATCTGAATGCAGGAATCGCTTTTGCCGCTGGAGTGGCGTCGTTTATTTCCCCTTGCTGCCTGCCTCTCTATCCTTCGTATTTATCGTATATTACCGGATTGTCGGTCCAGCAGATAAAAAACGGCAGCGACAGCAAAGAGGTCCGTTTCCGGACCCTTTCGCATACGCTGGCCTTTATTTTGGGTTTTTCGGCAGTGTTCTATACGCTCGGCTTCGGTGCCGGGCTGTTCGGGCAATTTTTCAACGGCCAGCGGGATTTGATCCGCCAGCTGTCGGCGATTCTGATCATCGTCATGGGGCTGTTCCTGCTTGGTATATTCCAGCCGCAGTTTCTGCTGCGCGAGCGTAAGCTGGATCTGAAATGGAAGCCGGCAGGGTATGCCGGGTCCTTCATATTCGGCATCGGCTTCTCTGCAGGCTGGTCACCGTGTATCGGGCCCATTCTGACAGCGATTATCGCGCTCTCGGCCAGTGATCCAACCACATGGTTCACCATGATCACAGCTTATAGCATCGGGTTCGCGCTGCCATTTTTTGCACTGGCCTTTTTCATCGGAAGTGCCCGGCGCATTCTTAAATATTCGAATGCTCTGATGAAGGTTGGCGGTGCGCTGATGATTTTTATGGGCTTACTGCTGTTCACGGATCAAATGTTCCGGATTACAATCTGGCTCCAGGGAGTGACGCCGGACTGGCTGAAGTTCTAA
- a CDS encoding metal ABC transporter permease: MEILFSDFFQRALAGGLMIGITAPLIGVFLVLRRLSMIGDTLAHVTIAGVALGFLTGFYPLGAGLIFAVIASFAIEKLRKAYKSYAELSIAIIMSGGVALASLFFTLGKGYNADVMSYLFGSIYTLDNTDLVVVGIVTIAVVVTVTLFFKEFFLLSFEEDAASVSGLPVKLLNMLITVLTALVISTAIKIVGSLLVSALLTIPVAISLLLSRSFKSSVVLSVIIAEIAVVGGLVVAGVWNLAPGATIVLLLIAMLTLTLIGKKGLPA; this comes from the coding sequence TTGGAAATCCTATTCAGTGACTTTTTTCAGCGGGCGCTTGCGGGCGGGCTGATGATCGGGATCACGGCGCCGCTTATAGGCGTTTTTCTTGTCTTAAGACGTTTGTCCATGATTGGGGATACGCTGGCACATGTAACCATTGCCGGGGTGGCGCTGGGCTTTTTGACCGGATTCTATCCGCTTGGAGCAGGTCTGATCTTTGCAGTGATAGCTTCTTTTGCCATTGAAAAGCTGCGGAAAGCTTACAAAAGCTACGCCGAACTGTCAATCGCTATTATTATGTCAGGCGGTGTGGCGCTTGCCTCGCTGTTCTTTACCTTGGGCAAAGGGTATAATGCGGATGTAATGAGCTATCTGTTCGGAAGTATCTACACGCTTGACAATACGGATCTGGTTGTAGTGGGGATAGTGACTATTGCAGTTGTTGTTACCGTTACGCTTTTCTTCAAAGAATTTTTCCTGCTGAGCTTTGAGGAGGATGCGGCAAGTGTCAGCGGACTGCCTGTAAAGCTGCTCAATATGCTGATTACAGTACTGACGGCACTGGTCATCAGCACTGCAATCAAAATTGTCGGTTCCCTGCTCGTATCTGCACTGCTGACCATTCCGGTAGCTATCAGTCTGCTGCTGTCACGCAGCTTTAAGTCATCGGTGGTGCTGTCCGTGATTATCGCGGAAATCGCCGTTGTCGGCGGTCTGGTTGTGGCTGGAGTATGGAATCTCGCACCCGGAGCGACAATCGTCCTCCTGCTTATCGCAATGCTCACCCTGACCCTGATCGGTAAAAAGGGGCTGCCTGCCTAA